In the genome of Leptospiraceae bacterium, one region contains:
- the gmk gene encoding guanylate kinase: MKKEILIISSVSGGGKTTIIREILKRHPERFHLAITATTRKPRHKEIHGKDYYFISEEEFQNYIKEEKFIEFAKVHQNYYGVPIFELENAKKQNRVLILNIDYQGMRTVKKKFSSKTLSIFLMPPSEEVWLKRLRSRNTESEEEIQIRIQEGKKEIEAAKEYDYIVINDDLEICLQEIQSILKKEFILNES; the protein is encoded by the coding sequence ATGAAAAAAGAGATTTTGATTATTTCTTCTGTATCAGGTGGGGGAAAAACGACAATCATAAGAGAAATCTTAAAGCGACATCCTGAGAGATTTCACTTAGCCATTACAGCAACTACACGAAAACCAAGACACAAAGAAATTCATGGAAAAGATTATTATTTTATTTCTGAAGAGGAATTCCAAAATTACATCAAAGAAGAAAAGTTTATTGAATTTGCTAAAGTTCATCAAAATTATTATGGTGTTCCCATTTTTGAATTAGAAAATGCAAAAAAACAAAATCGTGTTTTGATTCTTAATATTGATTATCAAGGTATGAGGACTGTAAAGAAAAAGTTTTCTTCGAAGACTTTATCGATATTTCTCATGCCACCGAGTGAAGAGGTGTGGTTAAAACGTTTGCGTTCTCGGAATACGGAATCCGAAGAAGAAATCCAAATCCGCATACAAGAAGGAAAAAAAGAAATAGAAGCTGCAAAAGAATATGACTATATCGTCATCAATGATGATTTAGAAATTTGCCTTCAAGAAATCCAAAGCATTTTAAAAAAAGAATTCATTTTGAATGAATCGTAA
- a CDS encoding protein-glutamate O-methyltransferase CheR — MQDSFFIEIPDMSEEQFQKFSKLILEVAGIHLKEHKITLLSNRIRKRLRELKIFDYDEYYQYLTKSDKSASEMIHFLEVITTNESYFWRSIQNFEAYKKIILPDLLKLYHNTKIKVWSAGCSTGEEPYNIVIESIEAMKELGFFNFEVYATDISQKVIEFAKQGCYSGRKIEKVPPHILKRYFRPHPEDPEIHCIREDLKSKVIFKVENLFHSTIMNIHVIFCRNVMIYFQKKEQQILANEFYQRLLPNGYLIIGHAESLQILETPFKVIHTDYGTIYKKEV; from the coding sequence ATGCAAGATTCTTTCTTCATTGAAATCCCTGACATGTCGGAAGAACAATTTCAAAAATTTTCTAAACTGATTTTAGAAGTTGCAGGGATTCATCTTAAAGAACATAAAATCACTCTACTTTCGAATCGAATCCGAAAGCGTCTTCGAGAGCTCAAAATATTTGATTATGATGAATATTACCAATACCTAACAAAAAGCGATAAATCTGCTAGTGAAATGATTCACTTTTTGGAGGTGATTACAACGAATGAGTCTTATTTTTGGAGGTCTATTCAAAATTTCGAAGCTTATAAGAAAATCATTTTACCTGATCTTTTAAAATTATATCACAACACAAAAATTAAAGTATGGTCGGCAGGTTGTTCTACGGGTGAGGAACCATATAACATCGTCATTGAGTCAATTGAAGCCATGAAGGAATTGGGTTTTTTTAATTTTGAAGTTTATGCAACGGATATTTCTCAAAAAGTCATAGAATTTGCCAAGCAAGGTTGTTATTCTGGAAGAAAAATAGAAAAAGTTCCTCCTCATATTCTGAAGCGATATTTTCGTCCTCATCCTGAGGATCCAGAGATACATTGCATTCGAGAGGACTTAAAAAGTAAAGTGATCTTTAAAGTCGAAAACTTGTTTCATTCCACCATCATGAATATTCACGTGATTTTCTGTAGAAACGTGATGATATATTTTCAAAAAAAAGAACAACAGATTTTAGCAAATGAATTCTATCAGCGATTGCTACCCAATGGGTATTTAATTATTGGACATGCAGAGAGTTTACAAATTTTAGAAACTCCTTTTAAAGTTATTCATACTGATTATGGAACTATTTACAAAAAAGAGGTTTGA
- a CDS encoding FapA family protein has product MDPLKKMLLDIDEEQKKKIENKVVVVGYSISECLKKASEFLNVDIAQLDYEILERGRKSFFKKIPFRILVSINEAYNPYSELEEFSQKLGLGDKLLSPELDKFIQPKDVDGSFTIRLYKEGVFLTVFPPKGKGKPVITQECVHRLQQRGVEVFDIKKIEKVVKEAKGEPVKVADFTPIPENDSICRVEISKDEMKAFVKITPPKRGGRDLKVEDIVNALKSKGVVVGFKEEEIRKALDEERYMEDILAAEGIPPKHGKDARIEYKVKVRKEIELQEDEHGRVDFKNLQLIENVVPGQILAEKIPAEKGTPGRTLFNRILPARDGKDIEIKPGKNTVLSEDGRYLKSEINGQVIVIGNRISVEPVHRVLGDVGPKTGNIEFLGSVTVIGSVLDNHSVKAGGNIEIMNNIQKSLVEAEGNIIVKGGISGQDEGKIVSTGGSVIARYIQNSYVFANVDVICDDGIINSTVEAGERVICQGRRAQIVGGVIRAKKEVRAKMLGNKANVKTEIVVGYDPHLLKKFEEISQILKQKTERLEKLKKEKQTLETRKKEDAESFLAEQRKKLAEITAEVETLQKEIESLKNEKAEVEEEMNSLAEEGRVVVERNVYPNVIIRIKDASYTVIDERYSVEFLYDDGKIIEKKFVKKIKK; this is encoded by the coding sequence ATGGATCCTCTGAAGAAGATGTTATTAGATATTGATGAAGAACAAAAAAAGAAAATCGAAAACAAAGTAGTAGTAGTTGGGTATTCCATTTCGGAGTGTCTAAAAAAAGCGTCAGAGTTTCTGAACGTAGATATTGCTCAACTAGATTATGAAATATTAGAACGCGGAAGGAAATCTTTTTTTAAAAAGATTCCATTTCGGATTTTGGTTTCGATTAACGAAGCTTACAATCCTTACAGTGAATTGGAGGAATTTTCCCAAAAGTTAGGTCTTGGTGATAAATTGCTAAGTCCAGAATTAGATAAATTTATCCAACCTAAAGATGTGGATGGTAGCTTTACAATTAGGCTCTACAAAGAAGGAGTCTTTTTGACGGTATTTCCTCCAAAAGGTAAAGGAAAACCTGTTATAACACAAGAATGCGTTCATCGATTGCAGCAAAGAGGAGTAGAAGTTTTTGATATAAAAAAAATCGAAAAAGTAGTAAAAGAGGCAAAAGGAGAACCAGTAAAAGTAGCAGATTTTACTCCAATTCCAGAAAATGATTCTATTTGTAGAGTTGAAATTAGTAAAGATGAGATGAAAGCATTTGTGAAGATAACTCCTCCTAAACGAGGAGGAAGAGACCTAAAAGTAGAAGATATCGTAAATGCATTAAAATCCAAAGGAGTTGTGGTTGGGTTCAAAGAAGAAGAAATTCGGAAAGCTTTAGACGAAGAACGCTACATGGAAGACATCTTGGCAGCAGAAGGAATACCACCAAAACACGGAAAAGACGCAAGGATTGAATACAAAGTCAAAGTCAGAAAAGAGATCGAACTCCAAGAAGATGAACATGGAAGAGTGGATTTTAAAAATTTACAATTGATAGAAAATGTAGTTCCTGGACAAATCCTTGCAGAGAAAATCCCAGCCGAAAAAGGAACTCCCGGTAGAACCTTATTTAATCGTATCTTACCTGCAAGGGATGGCAAAGACATAGAAATCAAACCGGGAAAAAACACAGTCCTTTCAGAAGATGGAAGGTATCTTAAGTCTGAAATCAATGGACAGGTAATTGTGATAGGTAACCGAATTTCAGTAGAACCAGTTCACCGTGTCTTGGGGGATGTAGGTCCTAAAACAGGTAATATTGAATTCTTGGGTTCTGTGACGGTTATTGGTTCTGTGTTGGATAATCATTCCGTAAAAGCAGGAGGAAATATCGAAATTATGAACAATATCCAAAAATCCCTTGTCGAGGCAGAAGGAAACATCATCGTAAAAGGGGGAATTTCTGGACAAGATGAAGGTAAAATTGTTTCCACTGGTGGCTCGGTGATTGCAAGGTATATCCAAAATAGTTATGTTTTTGCTAATGTTGATGTAATATGTGATGATGGTATCATCAACTCTACAGTTGAAGCAGGAGAAAGAGTGATCTGCCAAGGAAGGAGAGCTCAAATAGTTGGAGGGGTGATTCGTGCTAAGAAAGAAGTTCGAGCTAAAATGTTAGGAAACAAGGCTAACGTCAAAACTGAAATTGTTGTTGGCTATGACCCACATTTACTAAAAAAATTTGAAGAAATTTCCCAAATCCTAAAGCAAAAAACAGAGAGGTTAGAAAAGCTCAAGAAAGAAAAACAAACCTTAGAAACAAGAAAAAAAGAAGACGCAGAATCCTTTTTAGCAGAACAAAGAAAAAAATTAGCAGAAATCACAGCTGAAGTAGAAACCCTACAAAAAGAAATTGAGTCTCTAAAAAATGAAAAAGCAGAAGTAGAAGAAGAAATGAATTCTTTAGCAGAGGAAGGAAGAGTCGTAGTTGAAAGAAATGTTTATCCTAATGTGATCATTAGAATCAAGGATGCCAGCTATACTGTGATTGATGAAAGGTACTCTGTTGAGTTTTTGTATGATGATGGAAAAATCATTGAGAAGAAATTCGTAAAAAAAATCAAAAAGTAA
- a CDS encoding SpoIIE family protein phosphatase: protein MIELKYGKRKVLNYRGSRIVVGGLTAQNKIDILLYISKELATSNDEITLYNKVLNLITEIFEPDNSTLRIFDGQYLNPVAFLNENTGKRRPLLPGEGFSGAVFLEGKSKLILDLKFHPEFLDRFETTRCVLCAPISHNEEKLGTISIEKTIPHFYRHEDLEILEAMASQIALALIKVRLIKKIIEEKQRIQKIQNQLEWDLKMGRTVQEQIINTQIKPWNSVYFHIHYTPMVEVSGDYFHIHRTKEHVTIFIADVSGHGVPAALVTISIHHYLKNCLERGLGLIETIEELQTYIAPILPEGVYFTAQIIRIYSDHTYSYVNAGHPKFLHFSYEKKEFYERDTTGIPLGFSFKFHKNQYEEFVNELKPGDFLILFTDGIIEQRNPSEEEVGLPRLKSWFLEAIQNKEHNKDSDGRNVLTFIMNQWNDFVRHHRKTDDRTLILIEYLNNFEEIKSLQKKAFEFYKRKDYSQAEVIAKTVFDMDPSYGNNLLVLTKLSIIRKDWEKVIEYSSRYIQHTGDQNPDIYFYLGIGYFYNKNFTDAKKTLKKIITLRPEFYRAYIILSLCYIKEKHFFKAKKILQNALKIFPNDDKITKFLKKVESYEKATASFY, encoded by the coding sequence ATGATTGAATTGAAATATGGGAAACGGAAAGTTTTGAATTATCGTGGTTCAAGAATTGTAGTAGGTGGATTAACTGCACAAAATAAGATTGATATTTTGCTATACATTAGCAAAGAACTTGCAACATCAAACGATGAAATAACTCTTTATAACAAAGTACTAAACTTGATTACAGAAATTTTTGAACCTGATAATAGCACGCTACGAATTTTCGATGGTCAATATTTAAATCCCGTTGCTTTTTTAAATGAAAATACAGGTAAACGTAGACCATTACTTCCCGGAGAAGGTTTTTCAGGTGCAGTATTTTTGGAAGGAAAATCCAAGCTTATTTTAGATCTAAAATTCCACCCTGAATTTTTGGATCGGTTTGAAACAACTCGTTGTGTGCTTTGCGCTCCCATATCTCATAACGAGGAAAAATTAGGAACTATTTCCATTGAAAAGACAATCCCTCATTTCTATCGACACGAAGATCTAGAAATTCTCGAAGCTATGGCATCTCAAATTGCATTAGCCTTAATCAAAGTGAGATTGATTAAAAAAATCATAGAAGAAAAGCAAAGAATTCAAAAGATTCAAAATCAATTAGAATGGGATCTCAAAATGGGAAGAACTGTTCAAGAACAAATCATTAATACTCAAATTAAACCATGGAATTCAGTTTATTTTCACATCCACTATACTCCTATGGTTGAAGTTAGTGGAGATTATTTTCATATTCACAGAACAAAAGAACATGTGACAATTTTCATTGCTGATGTTAGTGGTCATGGAGTTCCTGCGGCATTAGTAACAATTTCTATTCATCATTACTTAAAAAATTGTTTAGAGCGCGGATTAGGGCTTATTGAAACTATCGAAGAATTACAAACATACATAGCACCAATATTGCCAGAAGGTGTTTACTTTACAGCTCAGATTATTCGTATTTATTCAGATCATACATATAGCTATGTAAATGCAGGGCATCCAAAATTTTTGCATTTTTCTTACGAGAAAAAAGAATTTTATGAACGAGACACTACAGGTATACCATTAGGGTTTTCTTTTAAATTTCATAAAAACCAATATGAAGAATTTGTTAACGAATTAAAACCAGGAGATTTCTTGATCCTATTTACTGATGGTATCATAGAACAACGAAACCCATCGGAAGAAGAAGTAGGATTACCTCGATTAAAGAGTTGGTTTTTAGAAGCAATACAAAACAAAGAGCACAACAAAGATTCTGATGGTAGAAATGTTCTGACTTTTATCATGAATCAATGGAATGACTTTGTTCGTCATCATCGGAAAACCGATGATAGAACCCTTATTTTGATTGAATACTTAAACAACTTCGAAGAAATCAAATCCCTTCAGAAAAAAGCCTTCGAGTTTTACAAAAGAAAAGATTATTCTCAAGCGGAAGTTATTGCGAAAACGGTTTTTGATATGGATCCAAGTTATGGAAATAATTTATTAGTTTTAACCAAATTATCGATTATTAGAAAAGATTGGGAAAAAGTCATCGAGTATTCTTCTCGATATATCCAACATACTGGTGATCAAAACCCAGATATATATTTTTATTTAGGTATTGGCTATTTTTACAACAAAAACTTTACCGATGCAAAAAAAACCTTGAAAAAAATCATTACCTTACGACCAGAATTTTATCGAGCATATATAATTTTGTCTTTATGTTACATCAAAGAAAAGCATTTCTTCAAAGCCAAAAAAATCCTACAAAATGCCCTAAAGATTTTCCCCAATGATGATAAAATCACAAAATTCCTGAAAAAGGTAGAAAGTTATGAAAAAGCGACAGCTTCTTTTTATTAG